A single genomic interval of Astyanax mexicanus isolate ESR-SI-001 chromosome 4, AstMex3_surface, whole genome shotgun sequence harbors:
- the LOC125801692 gene encoding deleted in malignant brain tumors 1 protein-like isoform X3: MRDAAVVCRELGCGEAIDAPRRARFGSGSGPIWVEYANCAGSESSLKNCRSYDWGRQRCNHDEDAGAVCAEVRLVGRSHCSGRVEVLHGESWVTVCDADFNQQGAEVVCRELGCGSPVEVLGAAAFGRGKGQVWSEELQCRGNESQIHFCPKSSSLKHNCSHDNDVGLVCADSVRLVDGGHRCAGRVEVFYNRTWRSVCGNNWDIRDAAVVCRELGCGEAVFKNVQFGPRSAWMDHVNCSGSESSVKHCRSAGWVEQICNRLAGVICSGVRLVGRSRCSGRVEVLHGESWVTVCDADFDQQGAEVVCRELGCGSPVEVLGAAAFGRGEGQVWSEELQCRGNESQIHFCPKSSSLKHNCSHDNDVGLACSESVRLVDGGSRCAGRVEVLHKGQWGTVCDDNWDMIDAAVVCRELGCGEAVGALSGAYFGSGSGPIWMDNVECRESESILKNCKSAGWGKHNCNHPKDAGVICSRVRLVGGSHCSGRVEVLHGESWVTVCDADFNQQDGEVVCRDLGCGSLVEVLGAAAFGRGEGQVWSEELQCRGNESQIHFCPKSSSLKHNCSHDNDVGLACSGDKRRLVGGPHACSGRVEKLHRNSWLPVCDADFNQQDAEVVCSWELGCGSPVEVLGAAAFGRAEGQMWSEELQCRGNESHMYLCQTSPSLKPNCSHNKDVGLRCSGHTQARLMNGSDSCSGRVELQYLSEWGTVCDVSWDMRAASVLCAQLKCGSSVAVLGSDWFGEGSGRIWADVFDCQGNETHLLKCPISSWSRTACSHKQDAGVICSGSSLASHEGGVRLSGGMECEVEVFFRQDWRRVLLDSWSESEVSVVCRQLGCGSVLNISSSSSSSPEHSYMCVSGFNCSGSEAHLRNCSSSQAVNCSSTEQIYITCSGTSNTVHSSIRLVGSGGDCAGRLEVFHSGSWGTVSDELWDIEDAQVVCRQLQCGVALSAPVPVPARFGSGTGPIWLNEVECEGNEASLWNCRYQLCGEDECGHKDDVGVVCSEYKEIRLTEGCEGNLEVFYNGTWGNVCVNGMTDETAKLICRELNCGRTGSESWSKARVESAPNWLDNVKCRKHDSTLWHCPSSSWGENRCDNRNEVACITSSENGNTLDLTNWLCDSSPHERPCSKHIPLRLRGGVGSCSGWLQVYHNKTWWSVCGDLWDIRDAQVICRQLGCGPALSANRRAADGSGGGTIWMNRVKCRGNEIHLWDCPHSLKNHTDCSHSAGVTCGGFLYHTFPLNNKRGQMGHFVLQDSQPQTIRIINSSTSCSLHLSSVSPGSGICALPGLSA; this comes from the exons atgagagatgctgcagtggtgtgtagagagctgggctgtggggaagccatagatgcaccacggagagctcgatttggatcaggatcaggaccgatctgggtggaatatgctaactgtgctggatcagagtcttcactgaagaactgtaggtcttatgattggggtagacagagatgtaatcatgatgaagacgctggtgctgtttgtgcag aagtcagactggtgggcagatctcactgttctggaagagtggaggttcttcatggagagagctgggtcacagtgtgtgatgctgactttaaccagcagggtgcagaggttgtgtgtcgagagctgggctgtggttctcctgtggaggttctgggagcagctgcttttggtagagggaagggtcaggtgtggtcagaggagcttcagtgtagaggaaacgaatcacagattcacttctgtccaaaatcatcttcactcaaacacaactgctcccatgataatgatgtgggactggtgtgtgctg acagtgtgaggttggtggatggtggccatcgctgtgctgggagagtggaggttttttataacagaacatggagatcagtgtgtggtaataactgggatataagagatgctgcagtggtgtgtagagagctgggctgtggggaggctgtatttaaaaatgttcagtttgggCCAAGATCAGCCTGGATGGATCATGTgaactgtagtggatcagagtcttcagtgaagcactgtagatcagctggatgggtggaacaaatttgtaatcgacttgctggagtcatctgttcag gggtcagattggtgggcagatctcgctgctctgggagagtggaggttcttcatggagagagctgggtcacagtgtgtgatgctgactttgaccagcagggtgcagaggttgtgtgtcgagagctgggctgtggttctcctgtggaggttctgggagcagctgcttttggtagaggggagggtcaggtgtggtcagaggagcttcagtgtagaggaaacgaatctcagattcacttctgtccaaaatcatcttcactcaaacacaactgctcccatgataatgatgtgggactggcatgttctg aaagtgtgaggttggtggatggtgggagtcgctgtgctgggagagtggaggttcttcataaaggacagtggggaacagtgtgtgatgataaCTGGGATATgatagatgctgcagtggtgtgtagagagctgggctgtggagaggctGTAGGTGCACTTAGTGGTGCTtattttggatcaggatcaggaccaatctggatggataatgtgGAGTGTAGAGAATCAGAATCCATACTAAAGAACTGTAaatcagcaggatggggtaaacataactgtaatcatcctaaagatgctggagtcatctgttcaa GAGTCAGGCTGGTTGGAGGTTCtcactgctctgggagagtggaggttcttcatggagagagctgggtcacagtgtgtgatgctgactttaaccagcaggatggagaggttgtgtgtcgagatctgggctgtggttctcttgtggaggttctgggagcagctgcttttggtagaggggagggtcaggtgtggtcagaggagcttcagtgtagaggaaacgaatctcagattcacttctgtccaaaatcatcttcactcaaacacaactgctcccatgataatgatgtgggactggcatgttctg gtgacaagcgaagacttgttggtggtcctcacgcatgctctgggagagtagagaagcttcatcggaattcttggcttccagtgtgtgatgctgactttaaccagcaggatgcagaggttgtgtgcagctgggagctgggctgtggttctcctgtggaggttctgggagcagctgcttttggtagagcagagggtcagatgtggtcagaggagcttcagtgtagaggaaacgaatctcatatgtacctctgccagacatctccttccttgaaacccaactgctctcacaacaaggatgtgggactaagatgctctg gtcacactcaggctcggctgatgaacggctcagattcctgttctggtcgagtggagctccagtacctcagtgagtggggtacagtgtgtgatgtaagctgggatatgagagctgccagtgtcctctgtgctcagctgaagtgtgggagttctgtggctgtgttggggtcagactggtttggggaggggagtggccggatctgggctgatgtgtttgattgtcagggaaacgaaacacacctgttaaaatgtcccatttcatcatggagtcgaactgcatgctctcataaacaggatgctggagttatctgtagtg gttcttctctggcgtctcatgagggaggagtgcggttgtctggagggatggagtgtgaggtggaggtgttcttcaggcaggactggaggagagttctgctggactcctggagtgagtctgaggtctctgtggtctgcagacagctgggctgtggttctgtactcaacatctccagctcctcttcatccagtcctgaacacagctacatgtgtgtttcgggtttcaactgctctgggagtgaagctcatctgaggaactgcagcagctcacaagcagttaactgcagctccacagaacagatctacatcacctgctctg gtacatctaacacagtccacagctccatcaggctggttggttctgggggagactgtgcaggaaggctggaggttttccacagtggatcatgggggacagtgagtgatgaattgtgggatattgaggatgcgcaggtggtctgcaggcagctgcagtgtggagtggccctcagtgctccagtaccagtaccagcccggtttggatctggaactggacccatttggctgaatgaggtggagtgtgaggggaacgaggcgtctctgtggaactgcagatatcagctgtgtggagaggatgaatgtggacacaaggatgatgtaggagtcgtgtgctcag agtataaagagatcagactgactgagggctgtgaggggaatctggaggtgttctataatggaacctgggggaatgtgtgtgtaaatgggatgactgatgaaacggcaaaattgatctgtcgagagctgaactgtggaagaactggcagtgagtcttggtctaaagcaagagtggaatcagctcctaactggctggataatgtaaaatgtaggaaacatgactccactctgtggcactgtccatcttcttcctggggggagaacaggtgtgataatcgcaatgaggttgcttgcattaccagctcag agaatggaaatacactagatttgacaaattggctgtgtgattcatctcctcatgagagaccgtgctcaa agcacattcctctgaggctgaggggaggagtaggaagctgttctggatggctgcaggtgtatcataataaaacatggtggtctgtatgtggtgatctctgggacatcagggatgctcaggtgatctgcaggcagctgggttgtgggccggcgctgagtgctaatagaagagctgctgatggttctggtggaggaactatctggatgaacagagtgaagtgtagagggaatgagattcacctgtgggactgtcctcattccctgaagaaccacactgactgctcccacagtgctggagtcacttgtggag gcttcctgtatcatactttccctttaaataataaaagaggacagatgggacattttgtcttgcaag attctcaACCACAGACAATAAGAATCATaaactcctccaccagctgttccctccatctatccagtgtctctcctggttctgggatctgtgctcttcctggccttagtgcttag